One part of the Anopheles coustani chromosome 2, idAnoCousDA_361_x.2, whole genome shotgun sequence genome encodes these proteins:
- the LOC131266128 gene encoding arginase-1 has product MLPRLAVVRVVRQLTKQSGGVLGTSTAGYATSAQGDGRDLSLLKAKKINYERIGIVGVPFDKGQRKKGVGLGPKAIREAGLIDHIQEISPTLDIKDYGDIQYEALNFNGRKVGNMKKLEHVASCNRNLSHQVTEVLDDDRLCITLGGDHAIAVGSIDGHLHHSKDVAVIWVDAHADLNTNSTSPSGNIHGMPVALLAKELCDYWPYIPGMDWQEPIISIKNLAYIGLRSVDPYERAIIEKFGINAFGMREVEKYGIKEVMRMALARIDPEGKRSLHVSYDIDSLDVLEAPSTGTSVRGGLTLREGIFIMEEAYGTGRLAAVDLVEVNPAIGTPEDVRRTVEAAVHLLVAACGHSRKGDIADTLDLIQK; this is encoded by the coding sequence ATGCTGCCACGGTTAGCTGTAGTTCGCGTAGTGCGTCAATTGACGAAGCAGAGTGGTGGAGTGTTGGGTACATCTACTGCTGGATACGCTACTTCGGCTCAGGGCGATGGTCGGGACTTGTCTCTGCTTAAGGCAAAGAAGATCAACTACGAGCGCATTGGGATCGTGGGCGTACCGTTCGACAAGGGACAGCGCAAAAAGGGAGTAGGCCTCGGACCGAAAGCCATCCGTGAGGCCGGGCTTATCGATCACATCCAGGAGATATCGCCTACGTTGGACATCAAGGACTACGGAGATATCCAGTATGAGGCTCTCAACTTTAACGGACGTAAGGTTGGGAACATGAAGAAGCTGGAGCACGTTGCCAGCTGCAATCGCAACCTGTCCCATCAGGTGACGGAGGTGCTGGATGACGACCGGCTGTGCATTACACTTGGCGGGGACCACGCGATAGCGGTCGGTTCGATCGATGGCCATCTGCACCACAGCAAGGACGTGGCGGTGATCTGGGTCGATGCGCACGCGGACCTCAACACCAACTCGACGTCGCCGTCGGGCAACATCCACGGCATGCCGGTGGCTCTGTTGGCCAAGGAGCTGTGCGACTACTGGCCGTACATCCCGGGCATGGACTGGCAGGAGCCGATCATCTCCATCAAGAACCTCGCCTACATCGGGCTGCGGTCGGTCGATCCCTACGAGCGGGCCATCATCGAGAAGTTCGGCATCAATGCGTTTGGGATGCGCGAGGTGGAGAAGTACGGCATCAAGGAGGTGATGCGTATGGCGCTGGCACGGATTGACCCGGAGGGTAAGCGCAGTCTGCACGTGAGCTACGACATCGACTCGCTGGATGTGCTGGAGGCACCGAGCACGGGAACGAGTGTCCGAGGAGGACTGACGCTTCGCGAGGGCATCTTCATCATGGAGGAGGCGTACGGAACGGGTCGGCTGGCGGCGGTGGATCTGGTGGAAGTGAATCCAGCCATCGGTACTCCGGAGGATGTACGAAGGACGGTCGAGGCAGCCGTACACCTGCTGGTTGCCGCCTGCGGACACAGCAGAAAGGGCGACATAGCCGACACGCTCGATCTGATACAAAAGTGA